The window TGGTGTTCCTTTGTGCGTTTATATGGGGGCACCTTTTTTTATCCCAATAAATAAAAAATTGAAATGTTAGGTGCTATACAAATTATACTTTGCATGTTGCACTTCACATTTCAATCAGGGAAAGACCAAAGTTAATTACTTTGGTCTTTTAATTGCTCTCATGCTTGATCTATAAGATTAAAAATGAATGAAGATCTTTTGCTAAATAATTGCTTTTTATTTAAATGGATTATTTTTAGTTCATCCTTGTGGGTTAATTCTTTTTGTTTTTGGTATAAATTAGCTTTAAATTTCTTAATAGATATTTCCACATTTATAGTAGTTAAAATCAAAGAACCAAAAATAAAGAAGAATATTGGTATTGCACAACAATACCAAACTAAAGGATTGTTTAAATATGTTGCCACAATTAAATAAATAATTATTAGTAAAAATAAAACAATACTAGTAATAAGGATTATCTTTTTGAATTTTGAATAAAACTGAAAAGGAAATAAATTATAAATTTGTTTATACAATTTATCTTTATTTTTTAAATTATTAAAATTTTGATACTCCATAATAAAATATTATAAACTTAAAAGACAAAGCTATGAATGAACAAATAAAAGATAAACTAAAAAAAATTCCACATAAACCTGGGTGTTATCTATGAAAAGATAAAAATGGAATAGTAATCTATGTTGGTAAAGCAGTAGATTTAGCTAACAGAATAAAACAATATTTCTTAAAAGATAGAGATTTAAAAACAAAGAAGTTAGCTAATGAAATTTGTGATGTAGATTATGTTGTGGTAAATAATGAAAATGAATCTTTATTGTTAGAAAACAATTTAATAGCTAAATATAAACCTAAATATAATATGTTACTAAGAGAATCTAATGCATTCCCTTATATCTTAGTAACCAAAGAAGAACACCCAAGAATTTTATATTCTCATGACTCAACTAAAAAAATTAAAGGAACATATTATGGTCCTTTTGCTAATAGCAATATTAAAAAGTATGAATTGTACAACTTTATTAATAGAATATTCCCTTTAAGAAAATGTAATAAGTTACCTAATAAAAAATGTATTTATTATGATATTGGTCAATGTTTAGGACCATGTATTAAAAAAGTTACTAGACAAGACTATGAACCTTATTTAAAAGAGATTAATGATTTCTTTTCAGGTAAATCTAAATCTATTGATGAACAACTAGAAAAAAAAGAGATACAAGCTGCTGAAAAATTAATGTTTGAAGATTCTCAAAAATATTTGGAACTAAGAAAAAATTTAAAAATGTTTTCTGAGAGACAAGATATTATTTTTTCACAAAAAAATGATGAGGACATCATTGGTTTTTATTGTAAAGAAAATGTAATCTCAATAGTTATTTTTAAATATGTTAATGGATCATTATTAAGCAAGTATGATTTAATAACAGTTTTTTATTCTGAATTAGATGAAATATTATTAACTTTAATTTATGAGTATTATTCAAAGATAGCAATTGAATTACCTAAAACAGTTTATCTATCTCTATCTGATGAAAAATTAAAAACACTTAGTGAATCATTAAAAATAAAATTTTTAAATCCTTCTAAAGGAGTTAAAAAAGATGTGATGGATACAGCTTTTAATAATGCTGTTGAAATAATGAAAAACAAATACCTACAACTAATCTCTAACCAAAATAGAGAATTGAATTCATTAGAAGAACTTCAAAAATTATTAGATATTAAAGATTTATACAGAATGGAAATTTTTGATAACTCTAATATTTTCAACACCAATAAAGTAGGGGCCATGGTTGTTTATGAAAATGGTGTAAAAAATAAAAATGAGTATAGAAAATTTAATATCAAAGATGAAGATGCTAACTCAGATTATGATTACATGAAAGAAGTAATCTATAGAAGATATAAAAACAATACAGCTTCATTTGGTGAAATACCCAATTTAATAATTGTTGATGGTGGTAAACCACAAGTAAAAGCTGCATTAGAATCTTTAAAATTTTTAGAACTAGATTCAATTATTCCAGTAATTGGATTAGCAAAAGATGATAAACATAAAACAGATAGAATTGTGAAGTGAGATTTTAGTGAAATTAAATTGGATAAGAAATCTGATTTATATTTCTTTTTACTTAATATCCAAGATGAAGTTCATAGATTTGCTATTTCATTCTATAGAAATAAAAAATCTAAATCATTATTTGAAAACTCATTATATAAAATAAAGAATTTAGGGAAAACTAGAATTGAAAAATTATTAGAAAAATATGAAACTTTAGACAAAATTAAAGAAGCAAGTGTTGAGGAGTTGAGCCAAATAGTCCCAATTGAAGTTGCTAAAGAAATTAAAAAACTGTAAATAAAAAAAGTACCATGAAGCTGGTACTTTCTATTTAAGGATTATAAGCTAGTTTGTTTATTAAGAAATAATGAATGATTTTAATCTAAATCAAATTTTTTCAAGAACCATAGTAGTATAAGGAGAACCTAATAGTCTTTCTTCCTCATATCTAACTCCTAATTTAGTAGCTAGTTCTTCAAGACTTATGTCATCATCAAATCCAATAATTTGTTTTGCAAGTTTTAATGCGTCTATTTCTGAGATTTGAAGATTATATCCACATTCTTTATATATTTTTTCTAGTAAAGGAAAAACAAAATTATCTCCATTATAAGTAAATAAAATTGCATCTTGAAAAATATAAGTCATATTTTCTAATGCAGACATTTTGTCTATTCCTTCACTTTCAATTTTCTTATTAGTAATACGATATTTTCTTATGATGTTTCCTGGAATTTTTTTATCTGTTGCAATAAAAAAGTTGTGCTTAGAAACCATTTCATTGTTAATGTAAGTTCTAGCAGCAAAGTACAAAATTTCAGAATCCAATCCTTCCTCTGTTGTTTTAATATCAAAAATTACTATCTTACGATCCTTGAATAAATCTTTTAACATTTCTGCCTCCAGGCATCTCGATATTATAATAATATATTCTAATTTTACAATATTTAATTTTAAATTACTTAAAAATATTCTATTATAACACTTATTTTATAAAATAATATAATTTAAAAATTTTTGAATATGTTTTTATAACCCTATATCATTTGAATTTTTTAGAAGATATAAAGTAAATGAAGTGGGTGGTTGATATGAAGAAAATTTTGATTATTTCTGATACGCATGGTGATAGATCTTTTTTTAGGAAGATAATTAATGAAGAACAACCTGATATTAAAATTCACTGTGGAGATTTTTGTACAGACATAGATTTAATAAGTGAAAACTTTGATTATTTTGTAGCCGGCAACAATGACTATGAAGGGGAAAGAATTGTTGACTTTAAAATAGAGGACTTAAATTGTAGACTAATGCATGGAGATCAATTTGGATACTCCGTTCCAGGGTATGAAAGAAGGGAATTAAAACTATATGAGTATGCCAAAGAAAACAATATAGACATTTTGTTTAGTGGGCATACTCATATAGAACAAGTTTTTTATAAAGATAACATTTTAATTATTAATCCTGGATCATTAATGTATCCTAGAAATGCTAATCAAATGAAATCATATGCAGTTTTGCATATTGAGGGAAATAAAATAAAATCTGTTGAATTTGAAGATGTGGTTAAATACCCTGCTTAATTCATTTCATTAAAAAAGCATCGCTATTATCTGAATAATAATTATCTCTTTTATGGATAACTTTGAAGTTATTCTTTAAATAAAAATTTATTGTGTTATCTCTATCAGAAACTTCTAAGAAAATTGATTTATAGTTTTCTTTTAAATAGGAAAGTAAATTACTTCCTATTTTTTTATTTCTGTAACTATAAACAACACCAATTTTATAAATCTCAGCTTCTTGTTCATTTTCAAAAAATAAACAATATCCCAATATTTGTTTATTATCTTTGTAAATTAAACAATAAAAGTTTTGGCTTTCTAAAAAACTATTTAAATTTTCTAAAGTGTATCCATTATGTAAAAAAATTTCTTGTTCTAAAGATACAATTTCATTTAATTCAGATTCTGAAATATTATTTTTGTTTTTTAG is drawn from Malacoplasma penetrans HF-2 and contains these coding sequences:
- a CDS encoding metallophosphoesterase family protein, encoding MKKILIISDTHGDRSFFRKIINEEQPDIKIHCGDFCTDIDLISENFDYFVAGNNDYEGERIVDFKIEDLNCRLMHGDQFGYSVPGYERRELKLYEYAKENNIDILFSGHTHIEQVFYKDNILIINPGSLMYPRNANQMKSYAVLHIEGNKIKSVEFEDVVKYPA
- a CDS encoding GNAT family N-acetyltransferase yields the protein MITLKNKNNISESELNEIVSLEQEIFLHNGYTLENLNSFLESQNFYCLIYKDNKQILGYCLFFENEQEAEIYKIGVVYSYRNKKIGSNLLSYLKENYKSIFLEVSDRDNTINFYLKNNFKVIHKRDNYYSDNSDAFLMKWIKQGI
- a CDS encoding ribonuclease H-like domain-containing protein, producing MLKDLFKDRKIVIFDIKTTEEGLDSEILYFAARTYINNEMVSKHNFFIATDKKIPGNIIRKYRITNKKIESEGIDKMSALENMTYIFQDAILFTYNGDNFVFPLLEKIYKECGYNLQISEIDALKLAKQIIGFDDDISLEELATKLGVRYEEERLLGSPYTTMVLEKIWFRLKSFIIS
- the uvrC gene encoding excinuclease ABC subunit UvrC; amino-acid sequence: MNEQIKDKLKKIPHKPGCYLWKDKNGIVIYVGKAVDLANRIKQYFLKDRDLKTKKLANEICDVDYVVVNNENESLLLENNLIAKYKPKYNMLLRESNAFPYILVTKEEHPRILYSHDSTKKIKGTYYGPFANSNIKKYELYNFINRIFPLRKCNKLPNKKCIYYDIGQCLGPCIKKVTRQDYEPYLKEINDFFSGKSKSIDEQLEKKEIQAAEKLMFEDSQKYLELRKNLKMFSERQDIIFSQKNDEDIIGFYCKENVISIVIFKYVNGSLLSKYDLITVFYSELDEILLTLIYEYYSKIAIELPKTVYLSLSDEKLKTLSESLKIKFLNPSKGVKKDVMDTAFNNAVEIMKNKYLQLISNQNRELNSLEELQKLLDIKDLYRMEIFDNSNIFNTNKVGAMVVYENGVKNKNEYRKFNIKDEDANSDYDYMKEVIYRRYKNNTASFGEIPNLIIVDGGKPQVKAALESLKFLELDSIIPVIGLAKDDKHKTDRIVKWDFSEIKLDKKSDLYFFLLNIQDEVHRFAISFYRNKKSKSLFENSLYKIKNLGKTRIEKLLEKYETLDKIKEASVEELSQIVPIEVAKEIKKL